The following are encoded in a window of Mycobacterium decipiens genomic DNA:
- the pth gene encoding aminoacyl-tRNA hydrolase, which produces MAEPLLLVGLGNPGEGYARTRHNLGFMVADLLAARLGSKFKAHKRSGAEIITGRLAGRSVLLAKPRCYMNESGRQVGPLAKFYSVPPADIVVIHDELDLEFGRIRLKLGGGEGGHNGVRSVAASLGTKDFQRVRIGIGRPPGRKDPAAFVLENFTAAERAEVPTICEQAADATEMLVELGLEPAQNRVHAW; this is translated from the coding sequence GTGGCCGAACCGCTTCTGCTGGTCGGCCTGGGCAACCCGGGAGAAGGCTACGCGCGTACCCGGCACAATCTCGGGTTCATGGTTGCCGACCTGCTCGCCGCGCGGCTTGGCTCGAAATTCAAGGCGCACAAGCGGTCCGGCGCCGAAATCATCACTGGCCGGTTGGCCGGGCGTTCGGTGCTGCTCGCCAAGCCGCGCTGCTATATGAACGAATCCGGGCGCCAGGTGGGGCCGCTGGCGAAGTTCTACTCGGTGCCGCCGGCCGACATCGTCGTCATCCACGACGAGCTGGACCTCGAGTTTGGTCGCATCCGGCTCAAGCTGGGCGGGGGCGAAGGAGGCCACAACGGGGTGCGCTCGGTGGCAGCCTCGCTGGGTACCAAGGACTTTCAGCGGGTCCGGATCGGGATCGGTCGCCCGCCCGGACGCAAAGACCCCGCGGCGTTCGTGTTGGAGAACTTCACCGCAGCCGAGCGAGCCGAGGTTCCCACGATCTGTGAGCAGGCCGCCGATGCCACAGAAATGCTCGTCGAACTGGGACTGGAGCCCGCGCAGAACCGGGTCCACGCCTGGTAG
- a CDS encoding fatty acyl-AMP ligase: protein MSRFTEKMFRNARESAKGMVTGEPHAPVRHTWGEVHERARRIAGGLVAAGVGHGDAVGVLAGAPVEIAPVAQGLWIRGASLTMLHQPTPRTDLQLWAEDTTTVIEMIEAKAVVVSDPFLAAAPVLEERGIKVVTVEQLLASDPIDPVETGEDDLALMQLTSGSTGSPKAVQITHRNLFANLEAMYISAEYDEHTDVMVSWLPLFHDMGMIGFLTVPMYFGGELVKVTPMDFMRDTLLWAKLIDKYQGTMTAAPNFAYSLFAKRLRKQAKPGQFDLSTLRFALSGAEPVEPADVEDLCDAGAPFGLKPQAILPAYGMAEITLAVAFSECGAGLVVDEVDADLLAALRRAVPASKGNIRRLASLGPLLHGIEARIVDEDGNILPTRGVGVIELRGESVTPGYITMGGFIPAQDDHGWYDTGDLGYRMDNGHVVVCGRVKDVIIMAGRNIYPTDIERAAGRVEGVRPGCAVAVRIDAGHSRETFAVAVESNAYEDPAEVRRIEHQVAHEVVAEVDVRPRNVVVLGPGTIPKTPSGKLRRANSVTLVS from the coding sequence GTGAGCAGGTTTACCGAGAAAATGTTCCGGAATGCTCGCGAGAGCGCCAAGGGCATGGTCACGGGAGAGCCGCACGCCCCGGTCCGGCACACCTGGGGCGAGGTGCATGAACGGGCACGCCGGATTGCCGGGGGGCTGGTCGCTGCCGGCGTGGGCCACGGCGACGCGGTCGGCGTGCTGGCCGGAGCGCCGGTGGAGATCGCGCCGGTCGCCCAGGGCCTGTGGATTCGCGGCGCCAGCCTGACCATGCTGCATCAGCCCACGCCGCGCACCGACCTGCAGTTGTGGGCCGAGGACACCACGACCGTCATCGAGATGATCGAGGCGAAGGCGGTCGTCGTCTCCGATCCGTTCCTGGCGGCGGCCCCGGTGCTCGAGGAGCGCGGCATCAAGGTGGTGACCGTCGAGCAGCTGCTGGCGTCGGATCCGATCGACCCCGTCGAGACCGGTGAGGACGATCTGGCGCTGATGCAGTTGACGTCCGGTTCGACCGGGTCGCCTAAGGCCGTTCAAATCACCCACCGCAACCTGTTCGCCAATCTCGAGGCGATGTACATCAGCGCCGAGTACGACGAGCACACCGACGTGATGGTCAGCTGGCTGCCGCTGTTCCACGACATGGGCATGATTGGCTTCCTGACGGTGCCGATGTATTTCGGCGGCGAGCTGGTCAAGGTCACCCCGATGGACTTCATGCGGGACACGCTGCTGTGGGCCAAGCTGATCGACAAATACCAAGGCACCATGACGGCCGCGCCCAATTTCGCCTACTCGTTGTTCGCCAAGCGCCTGCGCAAGCAGGCTAAGCCCGGCCAGTTCGACCTATCCACCTTGCGTTTCGCGCTGTCCGGTGCGGAGCCCGTGGAGCCGGCCGACGTCGAGGATCTCTGCGATGCCGGCGCGCCGTTCGGGCTCAAGCCGCAGGCGATCCTGCCGGCCTACGGCATGGCCGAGATAACCCTCGCGGTGGCGTTCTCCGAATGTGGTGCCGGCCTGGTGGTCGACGAGGTAGACGCCGACCTGCTGGCCGCCCTGCGCCGTGCGGTGCCGGCCAGCAAAGGCAACATCCGTCGGCTGGCCTCGCTTGGGCCGCTGTTGCACGGCATCGAAGCGCGCATCGTCGACGAGGACGGCAACATATTGCCGACCAGGGGTGTCGGGGTGATCGAGCTGCGCGGCGAGTCGGTCACGCCGGGCTACATCACGATGGGCGGCTTCATTCCGGCCCAGGATGACCACGGCTGGTACGACACCGGTGATCTCGGCTATCGGATGGACAACGGGCACGTCGTGGTGTGTGGCCGGGTCAAGGACGTCATCATCATGGCCGGCCGGAACATCTACCCGACCGATATCGAGCGGGCGGCAGGCCGCGTCGAAGGCGTCCGTCCGGGTTGTGCGGTGGCGGTGCGCATCGACGCCGGACATTCGCGTGAGACGTTCGCCGTCGCTGTCGAGTCGAACGCCTACGAGGATCCCGCCGAGGTGCGCCGCATCGAGCACCAGGTGGCCCACGAGGTGGTCGCCGAGGTTGACGTGCGGCCCCGCAACGTCGTCGTGCTCGGTCCGGGGACCATCCCGAAAACACCGTCGGGCAAACTGCGGCGGGCGAACTCCGTCACCCTGGTCAGCTAG
- a CDS encoding 4-(cytidine 5'-diphospho)-2-C-methyl-D-erythritol kinase → MSASDGNTAELWVPTGSVTVHVPGKVNLYLAVGDRREDGYHELTTVFHAVSLVDEVTVRNADVLSLELVGEGADELPTDERNLAWRAAELMAEHVGRAPDVSIMIDKSIPVAGGMAGGSADAAAVLVAMNSLWELNVPRRDLRMLAARLGSDVPFALHGGTALGTGRGEELATVLSRNTFHWVLAFADSGLPTAVVYTELDRLREVGDPPRLGEPGPVLAALAAGDPDRLAPLLGNEMQAAAVSLDPALRRALRAGVEAGALAGIVSGSGPTCAFLCASATSAIDVGAQLSGAGVCRTVRVASGPVPGARVVPAPATPPSGG, encoded by the coding sequence GTGTCCGCATCTGATGGCAACACCGCTGAACTGTGGGTGCCTACCGGGTCGGTCACCGTTCACGTGCCCGGAAAGGTCAACCTCTATCTGGCGGTCGGTGATCGCCGCGAGGACGGATATCACGAGCTGACCACGGTGTTTCATGCTGTCTCGTTGGTCGACGAGGTGACCGTACGCAACGCCGATGTGCTCTCACTCGAGTTGGTCGGCGAGGGGGCCGACGAGTTGCCCACCGACGAACGCAATCTCGCTTGGCGGGCGGCCGAACTGATGGCCGAACACGTCGGCCGGGCGCCGGACGTGTCGATCATGATCGACAAATCGATTCCGGTTGCCGGCGGCATGGCGGGTGGCAGCGCGGACGCGGCGGCGGTCCTGGTAGCGATGAACTCGCTGTGGGAACTCAATGTGCCGAGGCGCGACCTGCGCATGCTCGCTGCGCGGCTGGGCAGCGATGTGCCGTTCGCATTGCATGGTGGTACCGCGCTGGGGACCGGTCGTGGGGAGGAGCTGGCCACCGTGTTGTCCCGGAACACCTTCCACTGGGTGCTGGCGTTCGCCGACAGTGGGCTGCCCACCGCCGTGGTGTACACCGAGCTCGACCGGCTCAGGGAGGTGGGAGATCCACCCCGGCTTGGTGAACCCGGACCGGTGCTGGCGGCCCTGGCCGCGGGTGATCCGGATCGGCTGGCGCCGCTACTGGGCAATGAAATGCAGGCGGCGGCGGTGAGCCTGGACCCGGCGCTGCGGCGTGCGTTGCGCGCCGGTGTGGAGGCCGGTGCGCTGGCGGGCATCGTGTCCGGATCGGGTCCCACGTGCGCCTTCCTGTGCGCCTCGGCGACCTCGGCGATCGACGTCGGCGCGCAGCTGTCCGGGGCGGGCGTCTGCCGCACCGTGCGGGTCGCCAGCGGACCGGTACCCGGGGCCCGCGTCGTCCCGGCGCCTGCAACGCCCCCGTCAGGCGGGTGA
- the rsmA gene encoding 16S rRNA (adenine(1518)-N(6)/adenine(1519)-N(6))-dimethyltransferase RsmA, with protein MRRTSGCTLTIRLLGRTEIRQLAKELDFRPRKSLGQNFVHDANTVRRVVTASGVSRSDLVLEVGPGLGSLTLALLDRGATVTAVEIDPLLAGRLPQTVAEHSHSEINRLTVVNHDVLALRREELAAEPTAVVANLPYNVAVPALLHLLAEFPSIRVVTVMVQAEVAERLAAEPGGKDYGVPSVKLRFFGRVRRCGMVSPTVFWPIPRVYSGLVRIDRYETAPWPTDDAFRQRVFELVDIAFAQRRKTSRNAFVQWAGSGNESANRLLAASIDPARRGETLSIEDFVRLLRRSGGSDDAAGRDATLGNVSGHASAS; from the coding sequence GTGCGCCGGACGAGCGGGTGCACGCTGACCATCCGGCTCCTCGGGCGCACCGAGATCAGGCAGCTAGCCAAAGAGCTCGACTTTCGGCCGCGGAAATCTCTCGGGCAGAATTTCGTCCACGACGCCAACACGGTGCGGCGCGTGGTTACGGCTTCCGGGGTCAGCCGATCCGACCTGGTTCTGGAGGTCGGGCCGGGTCTGGGATCGCTGACCCTGGCACTGCTGGACCGCGGCGCGACCGTCACCGCGGTCGAGATCGATCCGCTGCTGGCCGGCCGGCTGCCGCAGACCGTGGCGGAGCACTCACACAGCGAGATCAACCGGCTGACGGTGGTCAATCACGACGTCCTGGCCCTGCGCCGGGAGGAATTGGCCGCCGAGCCGACCGCGGTGGTTGCCAATCTGCCGTACAACGTCGCGGTTCCCGCGTTGTTGCACCTACTTGCCGAGTTTCCGTCGATCCGCGTCGTGACGGTGATGGTGCAGGCCGAGGTCGCCGAACGGCTTGCCGCCGAGCCAGGTGGCAAGGACTACGGTGTGCCCAGCGTCAAGCTGCGCTTCTTCGGGCGGGTTCGTCGCTGCGGCATGGTGTCGCCGACGGTTTTCTGGCCCATTCCGCGGGTCTACTCCGGGCTGGTACGCATCGATCGGTACGAGACCGCTCCGTGGCCCACCGACGACGCCTTCCGGCAGCGGGTATTCGAACTGGTCGACATCGCGTTCGCGCAGCGGCGCAAGACGTCTCGCAACGCGTTTGTCCAGTGGGCGGGCTCGGGAAACGAGTCGGCGAATCGATTGCTGGCGGCCAGTATCGACCCCGCCCGTCGCGGTGAGACGCTGTCCATCGAGGACTTCGTGCGACTGCTGCGACGATCCGGCGGCTCCGACGACGCCGCCGGCCGGGACGCCACGTTGGGCAATGTTTCGGGGCACGCATCGGCGAGCTGA
- a CDS encoding resuscitation-promoting factor produces the protein MTLLAKLHQTQSPMLRLVVGALLLAVAFAGGYAVAASKTVTLTVDGTAMRVTTMKSRVIDIVQENGFSVDERDDLYPAADVQVHDADNIVLRRSRPLQISLDGHDTSQVWTTASTVDEALAQLAMTDTAPAAASRASRVPLSGMALPVVSAKTVELNDGGVVRTVHLPAPNVAGLLNAAGVPLLQSDQVVPSATAPIVDGMQIQVTRNRITKVTERLPLPPNARRIEDPEMNMSREVVEDPGIPGTQDVTFAVAQVNGVETGRLPVANIVVTPAREAVVRVGTKPGTDVPVVIDGNIWDAIAGCEAGGNWAINTGNGYYGGVQFDQGTWEANGGLRYAARADLATREEQIAVAEVTRQRQGWGAWPVCAGRAGAR, from the coding sequence TTGACATTACTTGCCAAACTTCATCAGACCCAATCACCGATGTTGCGCCTCGTAGTGGGCGCCCTGCTGCTGGCAGTGGCGTTCGCCGGTGGCTATGCGGTCGCCGCAAGCAAAACGGTGACGTTGACCGTCGACGGAACCGCTATGCGGGTGACGACGATGAAGTCGCGGGTGATCGACATCGTCCAGGAGAACGGGTTCTCCGTCGACGAGCGCGATGACCTGTATCCGGCCGCTGATGTGCAGGTCCATGACGCCGACAACATCGTGTTGCGGCGCAGCCGTCCGCTGCAGATCTCGCTGGACGGTCACGACACCAGTCAGGTGTGGACGACGGCCTCGACGGTGGACGAGGCGCTGGCCCAACTTGCGATGACCGACACCGCACCCGCCGCGGCTTCTCGCGCCAGCCGCGTCCCGCTGTCCGGCATGGCGTTGCCGGTCGTCAGCGCCAAGACGGTGGAACTCAACGACGGCGGGGTGGTGCGCACGGTTCACCTGCCGGCGCCGAACGTGGCAGGGCTGCTGAACGCCGCCGGCGTGCCGCTGTTGCAAAGCGACCAGGTGGTGCCCAGCGCGACGGCCCCGATCGTCGACGGCATGCAGATCCAGGTGACCCGTAACCGGATCACGAAGGTCACCGAGCGGCTGCCGCTGCCGCCCAACGCGCGTCGCATCGAGGACCCGGAGATGAACATGAGCCGGGAGGTCGTCGAAGACCCGGGTATCCCGGGGACCCAGGATGTGACGTTCGCGGTGGCCCAGGTCAACGGCGTCGAGACCGGTCGTTTGCCGGTCGCCAACATCGTGGTGACCCCAGCCCGCGAAGCGGTGGTGCGGGTGGGCACCAAGCCTGGCACCGACGTCCCAGTGGTGATCGACGGCAACATCTGGGACGCGATCGCGGGCTGTGAGGCCGGCGGAAACTGGGCGATCAACACCGGCAACGGGTATTACGGGGGTGTGCAGTTCGACCAGGGCACCTGGGAGGCCAACGGTGGGCTTCGGTATGCGGCCCGCGCCGACCTCGCCACCCGCGAAGAGCAGATTGCCGTCGCCGAGGTGACCCGGCAGCGTCAAGGTTGGGGCGCCTGGCCGGTGTGCGCCGGACGAGCGGGTGCACGCTGA
- a CDS encoding TatD family hydrolase, which produces MRVSSDRPVRREAPPAPEPLAPLIDAHTHLDACGAADADGVRAIVDRAAAVGVRAVVTIADDLDSARWVTRAAEWDRRVYAAVALHPTRADALTDGARAELERLAAHPRVVAIGETGVDRYWPGRLQGCADPDVQREAFAWHIDLAKRTGKPLMIHNRQADHDVLDVLRAEGAPDTVIFHCFSSDTAMARACVDAGWLLSLSGTVSFRNARDLREAVALVGVDELLVETDAPFLTPHPYRGLANEPYCLPYTVRALAELVNRRPDEVARITTSNASRAYRLGQVPE; this is translated from the coding sequence GTGCGCGTGAGCTCCGACCGCCCAGTCAGACGGGAAGCGCCGCCCGCTCCGGAACCCCTGGCGCCGTTGATCGATGCCCACACCCACCTCGACGCGTGCGGCGCCGCCGATGCCGATGGGGTGCGAGCCATCGTCGACCGCGCCGCGGCGGTCGGGGTGAGGGCCGTGGTCACCATCGCCGACGATCTGGATTCGGCGCGCTGGGTTACCCGTGCCGCCGAGTGGGATCGGCGGGTCTATGCCGCGGTGGCATTGCACCCAACCCGCGCGGATGCGCTCACCGACGGTGCCCGTGCCGAACTCGAGCGATTGGCGGCCCATCCGCGGGTGGTGGCCATCGGTGAGACCGGAGTGGATAGGTATTGGCCCGGTCGCCTTCAGGGCTGTGCGGACCCCGACGTCCAGCGGGAGGCCTTTGCGTGGCATATAGACCTGGCCAAGCGGACCGGCAAACCGTTGATGATCCACAATCGTCAGGCCGACCATGATGTGCTCGACGTGCTGCGGGCCGAGGGCGCGCCCGACACCGTGATCTTTCACTGCTTCTCGTCGGACACGGCGATGGCCCGCGCGTGTGTGGACGCCGGATGGCTGCTGAGCCTGTCCGGGACCGTGAGCTTCCGTAACGCCCGTGACCTACGCGAGGCCGTTGCGCTGGTGGGGGTGGACGAGCTGCTGGTAGAAACCGACGCACCCTTTTTGACCCCGCATCCCTACCGGGGCCTAGCGAACGAACCCTACTGCCTGCCGTATACTGTGCGGGCGCTGGCTGAACTGGTCAATCGCCGCCCCGACGAAGTGGCGCGAATCACCACGAGCAACGCTAGCCGGGCCTACCGGCTGGGGCAGGTTCCTGAGTGA
- the metG gene encoding methionine--tRNA ligase, with amino-acid sequence MKPYYVTTAIAYPNAAPHVGHAYEYIATDAIARFKRLDGFDVRFLTGTDEHGLKVAQAAAAAGVPTAALARRNSDVFQRMQEALNISFDRFIRTTDADHHEASKEIWRRMSAAGDIYLDNYSGWYSVRDERFFVESETQLVNGTRITVETGTPVTWTEEQTYFFRLSAYADKLLAHYDANPGFIAPETRRNEVISFVSGGLDDLSISRTSFDWGVQVPDHPDHVMYVWVDALTNYLTGAGFPDTDSDLFGRYWPADLHMIGKDIIRFHAVYWPAFLMSAGIELPRRVFAHGFLHNRGEKMSKSVGNIIDPVALAETFGVDQVRYFLLREVPFGQDGSYSPEAIITRINTDLANELGNLAQRSLSMVAKNLDGVLPAPGEFSDADTALLATADGLLERARAHFDAQAMHLALEAIWLMLGEANRYFSAQQPWVLRKSESAQDRARFGTTLYVTCEVVRIAALLVQPVMPESAGKILDLLGQAADQRSFTAVGVRLAPGTALPPPTGVFPRYQPQPEAS; translated from the coding sequence ATGAAGCCCTATTACGTCACCACCGCGATCGCGTATCCCAACGCGGCGCCGCACGTGGGTCACGCCTACGAATACATCGCCACCGACGCGATTGCCCGGTTCAAACGGCTCGACGGCTTCGATGTGCGCTTCCTGACCGGAACCGACGAGCACGGCCTGAAGGTCGCGCAAGCCGCCGCGGCGGCGGGCGTACCCACCGCGGCGCTTGCCCGGCGCAACTCCGACGTGTTTCAACGCATGCAGGAGGCGCTGAACATCTCCTTCGACCGGTTCATCCGCACCACGGATGCCGACCACCACGAAGCGTCCAAGGAAATCTGGCGGCGGATGTCCGCTGCCGGCGACATCTATCTGGACAACTATTCCGGGTGGTACTCGGTGCGCGACGAGCGATTCTTCGTCGAATCGGAGACCCAACTCGTAAACGGCACCCGCATCACGGTTGAGACCGGCACGCCGGTGACCTGGACCGAGGAGCAGACCTACTTCTTCCGGCTGTCGGCCTATGCAGACAAGCTGCTGGCCCACTACGACGCCAACCCCGGTTTCATCGCACCCGAGACGCGGCGCAACGAAGTGATCAGCTTTGTCTCCGGCGGGCTGGACGACCTGTCGATCTCGCGCACCTCGTTCGACTGGGGGGTGCAGGTGCCCGACCACCCCGACCATGTCATGTACGTCTGGGTCGATGCGCTGACCAACTATCTGACCGGTGCGGGCTTCCCGGATACCGACTCGGATTTGTTCGGCCGCTACTGGCCCGCCGATCTGCACATGATCGGCAAGGACATCATCAGGTTTCATGCGGTCTACTGGCCGGCGTTTCTGATGTCAGCTGGAATCGAGCTGCCGCGAAGGGTTTTCGCGCACGGGTTCTTGCACAACCGCGGCGAGAAGATGAGCAAATCGGTGGGCAACATCATCGACCCGGTAGCCCTGGCGGAAACGTTCGGGGTAGACCAGGTCCGCTACTTTCTCTTGCGTGAGGTCCCGTTCGGCCAGGACGGCAGCTACAGCCCGGAGGCCATCATCACGCGGATCAACACCGATCTGGCCAACGAGCTGGGCAACCTGGCCCAACGTTCGTTGTCGATGGTGGCCAAGAACCTCGACGGGGTGTTACCCGCCCCCGGTGAGTTCTCCGACGCCGACACCGCACTGCTGGCCACGGCGGACGGCTTGTTGGAGCGAGCGCGTGCCCACTTCGACGCACAGGCGATGCATCTGGCCCTAGAGGCGATCTGGCTGATGCTCGGCGAAGCGAATAGATACTTTTCCGCGCAGCAGCCGTGGGTGCTGCGCAAGAGCGAGTCCGCTCAGGACCGGGCCCGGTTCGGCACCACGCTGTATGTCACCTGTGAGGTCGTCCGCATCGCGGCACTGCTGGTCCAGCCGGTGATGCCGGAGTCGGCCGGTAAGATCTTGGACCTGCTCGGCCAGGCCGCAGACCAGCGGTCGTTCACCGCCGTAGGGGTTCGGCTGGCCCCCGGCACGGCGCTACCGCCGCCGACGGGAGTGTTTCCCCGCTACCAGCCGCAGCCCGAAGCTAGCTGA
- a CDS encoding PAS domain-containing protein, which produces MTSLEQLPALVVLERIPIPVLAIGHDGSILFTNSAFAEMVGWEPDEILSRRFHEIFRKAPISESLLSAVHTLANMVVELAHQDGSVVRAMMSRSAAMRADDQFALATFQDLTEQLWEDER; this is translated from the coding sequence TTGACCTCCTTGGAACAGTTGCCCGCGCTGGTCGTGCTCGAGCGGATCCCGATCCCCGTCCTGGCTATCGGACACGACGGCAGCATCTTGTTCACCAACTCCGCGTTTGCCGAGATGGTGGGCTGGGAACCGGACGAGATCTTGTCGCGGAGATTTCATGAGATCTTCCGCAAGGCGCCGATCTCGGAATCGCTGCTGTCGGCGGTCCACACCCTGGCCAACATGGTCGTCGAATTGGCGCACCAGGACGGTTCGGTGGTGCGCGCGATGATGAGCAGGTCGGCGGCGATGCGGGCCGACGACCAATTTGCCCTCGCCACGTTCCAGGACCTGACCGAACAACTCTGGGAGGACGAACGCTAG
- a CDS encoding TetR/AcrR family transcriptional regulator → MARQVRSELTRRKILDAAIEVFGEVGYPAAGWGTIIDRTGMTKGALYHHFDSKEALASAIIDEGSDLVVGAFRGVCGTASPALENLIHGTFAVAKLLRSEKMAHAAEQLTAALAGFNAAAERFCACWVGEMATEARRAIAQGDLRNDVDPELVSEWIVAAMIGTRLLSNAMRAQGGSEGLVGDISGRLSRIWELLLPTIASEASLPYFRQFLAREAIRHAPVPAGDTAVAPELPVP, encoded by the coding sequence TTGGCGCGCCAGGTTCGATCCGAACTAACCCGGCGAAAGATTCTCGACGCCGCGATTGAGGTGTTCGGCGAGGTCGGCTATCCGGCCGCGGGGTGGGGCACGATTATCGACCGGACGGGCATGACGAAGGGGGCGCTGTACCACCACTTCGATTCGAAGGAAGCGCTGGCCTCGGCCATCATCGACGAGGGGTCGGACCTAGTCGTCGGCGCCTTTCGCGGTGTGTGCGGGACGGCCTCGCCGGCACTGGAGAACCTGATCCACGGCACCTTTGCGGTCGCCAAGCTGCTCCGTTCGGAAAAGATGGCACATGCGGCCGAGCAATTGACCGCGGCCCTAGCCGGATTCAATGCGGCGGCGGAGCGCTTCTGCGCATGCTGGGTTGGTGAGATGGCCACCGAAGCGCGGCGGGCGATCGCCCAAGGAGACCTGCGCAACGACGTCGATCCGGAATTGGTCAGCGAGTGGATCGTCGCCGCGATGATCGGAACGCGGCTGCTGTCCAACGCCATGCGTGCACAAGGCGGCAGCGAAGGCCTGGTCGGAGATATCAGCGGGCGATTGAGCCGAATCTGGGAACTTCTGCTGCCCACTATCGCATCCGAGGCGTCGTTGCCGTACTTCCGGCAGTTCCTGGCCCGTGAGGCGATCCGCCATGCCCCGGTTCCGGCCGGCGACACCGCCGTAGCGCCGGAATTGCCGGTGCCCTAG
- a CDS encoding TetR/AcrR family transcriptional regulator: MTAASADGRADATRQQILRSAAHQFARRAYHDVGLDDILAEAELTKGAMYFHFRSKHALAVAIIEQHTTTTTAAVQELLARELSGLETLIDFCYLIAVRDISQDMARAALHLLGSVGRAEGLQARLLGGWMDSLARVIRRAIAEGDVIERIDPPDVGRLIVSMYLGLRQTSDLDEPERFLLDLEKSWTPVLSGILQPDRFDYFAQFIRRRTALAISATTTRAKTG, encoded by the coding sequence ATGACAGCCGCCTCAGCCGACGGACGCGCAGATGCCACACGTCAACAGATCCTGCGGTCCGCTGCGCATCAGTTCGCCCGACGGGCTTACCACGACGTCGGCCTCGACGACATACTTGCCGAAGCCGAATTGACCAAGGGCGCAATGTATTTCCACTTCCGGTCCAAGCATGCGCTGGCGGTGGCGATTATCGAACAACACACCACCACGACAACCGCGGCCGTCCAAGAACTGCTTGCCAGAGAGCTTTCGGGCCTGGAAACCCTGATCGACTTCTGCTACCTGATTGCCGTTCGGGACATCAGCCAGGACATGGCCCGGGCGGCGCTGCATTTGCTCGGCTCGGTGGGGCGGGCCGAAGGGCTACAGGCGCGACTGCTGGGCGGGTGGATGGACAGCCTGGCCAGGGTAATCCGGCGGGCGATCGCCGAGGGTGACGTCATCGAACGAATCGATCCACCCGACGTCGGACGCCTCATCGTGTCGATGTATTTGGGTCTGCGGCAAACCAGCGATCTGGATGAGCCAGAGCGGTTTCTGCTCGATCTGGAGAAGAGCTGGACTCCCGTGCTGTCCGGCATCTTGCAACCGGACCGCTTCGACTATTTCGCGCAGTTCATCAGGCGACGCACAGCGCTTGCGATCAGCGCCACCACGACCCGGGCGAAAACCGGCTGA
- a CDS encoding PE family protein, which produces MSFVTTQPEALAASAGTLQGVGAVLHDGNAAAAAPTTGVVPAAADEVSTLTAMQFAAHARMYQAVSAQASAIHDMLVDVLRASAGSYAATEAANAGTAG; this is translated from the coding sequence ATGTCGTTCGTGACCACACAGCCGGAAGCGCTCGCGGCCTCGGCTGGCACCCTGCAGGGCGTCGGCGCGGTGCTGCACGACGGGAACGCCGCCGCCGCGGCTCCCACCACCGGAGTGGTTCCCGCCGCTGCAGACGAAGTGTCGACGCTGACGGCGATGCAATTCGCCGCGCACGCCCGTATGTACCAGGCCGTGAGCGCCCAGGCCTCGGCGATTCACGACATGCTCGTCGACGTCTTGCGGGCCAGTGCCGGATCGTACGCCGCCACCGAGGCCGCCAACGCGGGCACGGCCGGCTGA